The Virgibacillus sp. MSP4-1 genome has a segment encoding these proteins:
- a CDS encoding LL-diaminopimelate aminotransferase, with translation MKLSGKMNHFQTSIFNELADYKKEKINDGREMIDLSIGSPDLPPPEFVREELAANVKDPSQYGYTLTGTDDFLQAAVDYYKERYGVCLDAKEEALMVMGSQDGLVHLPLTITDPGNLILVPDPGYTAYETGVSLAEATPYKMPLKEENHFLPDLDAIPEEVRNKAKLMILNFPGNPVPALASREFFEKVVEFAKTYQITILHDFAYSELYYEEKPVSFLSIEGAKDVGVEFNSLSKSFNMAGCRIGYVVGNVEIIEALSRLKSNLDYGVFLPIQKAAVKALRNSAQFSDDLRTIYQERRDQFVNGLHQAGWSVESPKASMFVWAKVPHGTDSKSFAYQLMDEAGIVVVPGQAFGEKGEGYVRIALTQDKDTLRRAAEKVKESGLFLSRINWT, from the coding sequence ATGAAGCTTTCGGGGAAAATGAATCATTTTCAGACGTCTATTTTTAATGAACTGGCAGACTATAAAAAAGAAAAGATAAATGACGGCCGCGAAATGATAGATTTGAGTATTGGCAGTCCGGATCTTCCCCCACCTGAATTTGTCAGGGAGGAGTTAGCCGCAAATGTAAAAGATCCCTCTCAGTACGGTTATACATTGACAGGAACCGATGATTTTCTTCAGGCGGCAGTAGATTACTACAAAGAGCGGTATGGTGTCTGTCTGGATGCAAAAGAAGAGGCCTTGATGGTTATGGGATCACAGGATGGCCTTGTTCATTTGCCCCTGACCATTACCGATCCTGGTAATTTGATATTAGTACCTGATCCTGGCTATACAGCTTATGAAACAGGGGTTTCCTTAGCGGAGGCCACTCCCTATAAAATGCCATTGAAAGAGGAAAATCATTTTTTGCCTGATTTGGACGCCATCCCTGAGGAAGTCAGGAATAAGGCAAAGCTGATGATTTTGAATTTTCCCGGGAATCCTGTTCCGGCCCTGGCCTCACGGGAATTTTTCGAAAAGGTCGTTGAGTTTGCGAAAACCTATCAAATAACGATTCTTCATGACTTTGCTTACTCCGAATTGTATTATGAGGAAAAGCCAGTCAGCTTTCTGTCTATTGAAGGTGCTAAGGATGTGGGGGTTGAATTCAATTCTTTATCCAAAAGTTTTAATATGGCTGGCTGCCGGATCGGCTATGTGGTGGGGAATGTCGAAATTATTGAGGCTTTGAGTCGTCTGAAATCTAACCTGGATTATGGGGTTTTTTTGCCCATACAGAAAGCGGCGGTAAAGGCTTTGCGTAATTCCGCACAGTTCAGTGATGATTTACGAACCATCTATCAGGAGCGTCGTGACCAGTTTGTGAATGGATTGCATCAGGCAGGCTGGAGTGTTGAAAGTCCGAAAGCATCTATGTTTGTATGGGCCAAGGTCCCACATGGAACAGACTCCAAATCATTTGCCTATCAACTAATGGATGAGGCCGGAATTGTTGTCGTTCCTGGCCAGGCCTTTGGCGAAAAAGGGGAAGGCTATGTTCGTATTGCACTTACCCAGGATAAAGACACACTACGGCGTGCGGCTGAAAAAGTGAAGGAAAGCGGCTTATTTTTATCACGTATTAACTGGACGTAA
- the modB gene encoding molybdate ABC transporter permease subunit: MWSWHPVQLSLFVATIAAAITFILAICAAYGMIRKKRRGKALVETLFFMPLVLPPSVIGFLLLIVFGNQGPFGKLLEWLGSDGIVFTPTAAIVAAGVVAFPLMYQSLKTGFQSVDSNILGAAKVDGASEWTLLTHIIIPMSSRSLLTALILGFTRGFGEFGATLMFAGNIPGKTQTIPTAIYFAIESGQNQLAWSYVWISIGFSFLLLLLANRVKA, encoded by the coding sequence ATGTGGTCATGGCATCCGGTCCAGCTGTCTCTTTTTGTGGCAACCATTGCCGCAGCTATAACATTTATCCTCGCCATATGCGCTGCATACGGGATGATCCGGAAGAAAAGAAGAGGAAAGGCGCTGGTCGAAACATTATTTTTTATGCCTCTGGTACTGCCGCCGAGTGTCATCGGTTTTCTTCTCCTTATCGTATTTGGGAATCAGGGGCCTTTTGGAAAACTTTTGGAATGGCTGGGAAGTGATGGGATTGTATTTACTCCCACAGCCGCTATTGTCGCAGCAGGTGTGGTTGCTTTTCCATTAATGTACCAATCTTTGAAAACAGGTTTTCAGTCTGTTGATTCCAACATTCTCGGAGCCGCTAAAGTGGACGGGGCTTCGGAATGGACGCTTTTAACCCATATTATTATCCCAATGTCTTCCAGGTCATTATTAACAGCTCTCATTCTTGGTTTTACCCGTGGATTCGGCGAGTTCGGGGCAACATTAATGTTCGCAGGAAATATTCCGGGAAAGACCCAAACCATTCCGACTGCCATTTATTTTGCCATTGAATCGGGCCAAAATCAGCTGGCATGGTCGTATGTCTGGATCAGCATAGGGTTTTCGTTCCTGTTACTGCTGCTTGCGAATCGAGTAAAAGCATAA
- a CDS encoding ribonuclease H family protein — protein sequence MQIKIEWTYTTAKGTEVFFQSEEMTVEKAVLVAEDLEKTGRARHIHFIDHQESSWKLKELKKYMEGIQTEPHNVTVYFDGGFDRDSRHSGLGCAIYYDQNGKSYRLRKNAAVDELKTNNEAEYAALHLALQELEFLGVHHLPVTFVGDSQVVINQLKDEWPCFEEELSRWMDRIEEKTDSLGIQPDYQLVGRKKNQEADHLASQALKNIEIMSTIEVDAE from the coding sequence GTGCAAATAAAAATTGAATGGACTTATACAACAGCTAAAGGAACGGAAGTGTTTTTTCAATCAGAGGAAATGACCGTGGAAAAAGCTGTGCTGGTGGCGGAGGATCTAGAAAAGACAGGCCGGGCCAGACATATACATTTTATCGATCATCAGGAAAGCTCATGGAAACTGAAGGAATTAAAGAAGTACATGGAGGGCATTCAGACAGAACCCCACAATGTTACGGTATATTTCGACGGAGGCTTTGATCGGGACTCCAGACATTCAGGATTGGGCTGTGCTATTTATTATGATCAGAACGGAAAATCTTATCGTTTACGAAAAAATGCTGCAGTAGATGAACTGAAAACAAACAATGAAGCGGAATATGCAGCCCTTCATTTAGCGTTGCAGGAGCTGGAGTTTTTAGGCGTCCATCATTTACCAGTCACATTTGTTGGGGATTCCCAGGTTGTGATCAATCAACTGAAAGATGAATGGCCCTGCTTTGAAGAGGAGCTATCCAGGTGGATGGACCGGATTGAAGAAAAAACAGACTCCCTCGGAATCCAGCCTGACTATCAGCTCGTCGGAAGAAAAAAGAACCAGGAGGCAGACCATCTCGCTTCGCAGGCCTTGAAGAATATTGAAATCATGAGCACCATCGAAGTAGATGCTGAATAG
- a CDS encoding PH domain-containing protein yields MLKKFASDALGLSDIGKIIEPKDFDKTDADDYVRHEDDEKIYFLIKTKADEYCFTNLAFIHVDGENAVSSKRTLRRYPYFQHQISNVLLETAGRVDLDIEIKFSLGNQEFSIDVDKNQIEQLNDLYKALVYISEATQENQVMLKMSEQSLDKAVNVLQNSRTNAADLADQFKQITEYGFSWLHSNHEKFHQKDFGNVFEKYINQ; encoded by the coding sequence ATGTTAAAGAAGTTTGCTTCAGATGCGCTGGGATTATCGGATATTGGAAAAATCATTGAGCCCAAAGATTTTGACAAAACGGATGCGGATGATTATGTTCGCCATGAGGACGATGAGAAGATCTATTTTCTTATTAAAACAAAAGCGGATGAATACTGCTTTACCAATTTGGCGTTCATTCATGTGGACGGTGAAAACGCGGTCTCCTCCAAGCGGACACTTCGGCGTTATCCTTATTTTCAGCATCAGATTTCGAATGTGCTTCTGGAAACAGCGGGACGTGTTGATTTAGATATCGAAATTAAGTTTTCACTTGGGAATCAGGAATTCAGCATCGATGTAGATAAAAATCAGATTGAACAGTTAAATGATCTTTATAAGGCATTAGTGTATATTTCCGAGGCCACTCAGGAAAACCAAGTCATGTTAAAAATGAGTGAACAGAGTCTTGACAAGGCTGTCAATGTTCTGCAAAACTCCCGTACAAACGCTGCCGACCTGGCTGATCAATTCAAACAAATAACGGAGTACGGATTTTCCTGGCTCCATTCCAATCATGAAAAGTTTCACCAGAAAGACTTTGGTAATGTGTTTGAAAAGTATATTAATCAATAG
- a CDS encoding thermonuclease family protein gives MGPAVMGISLLVFMAAAIMLVVYLFKRKSLKNIKHLFLAGLALFIFSLFLPGPTEESTSPDKKNEDANVEEKEETDQTVDDKGRKDEKDKDKKSADKSSDADEEDEKSDQENNQDKTSRNSETKEDNDPETEDSSDSSKGKNESQSSDKPSPNSNLESARVSRVVDGDTIEIQYKGKTEDVRLLLVDTPETVHPSKPVQPYGPEASSFAKNTLSGKQVQIEFDGPKRDHYDRLLAYIWVDGKMFNQMLLEKGLARLAYVYDPPYTHYDAYVKAQTKAVNANRGIWSINGYVTEEGFNDSASGNSSDGGSSSGSGSGSSGSDSGSSGSGSGEVIYDPDGPDRDCGDFDTHNQAQNFFEAAGGPNSDPHRLDRDGNGLACESLP, from the coding sequence GTGGGTCCCGCGGTTATGGGTATTAGCTTATTAGTGTTTATGGCAGCTGCGATCATGCTCGTTGTGTATTTATTTAAACGGAAATCATTAAAAAATATTAAACATCTCTTTTTAGCCGGTTTGGCCCTGTTTATTTTCAGTCTGTTTTTACCAGGACCAACGGAGGAATCGACTTCTCCTGATAAAAAGAATGAAGATGCAAACGTAGAGGAAAAGGAAGAAACGGATCAAACAGTAGATGATAAAGGGCGCAAGGATGAAAAGGATAAAGATAAGAAGTCTGCGGATAAAAGTTCGGATGCAGATGAGGAAGACGAAAAATCAGATCAGGAAAATAACCAGGACAAAACAAGCAGAAATAGTGAAACAAAGGAGGACAATGACCCTGAAACAGAGGATTCGTCTGATTCGTCCAAGGGAAAGAACGAATCACAGTCATCAGATAAACCATCTCCCAATTCAAATTTGGAATCAGCCCGAGTATCGAGGGTAGTTGATGGGGATACAATTGAAATTCAATATAAAGGAAAAACAGAAGATGTTCGTCTTTTGTTAGTGGATACACCGGAGACCGTTCACCCAAGTAAACCGGTTCAGCCCTATGGACCTGAAGCAAGCTCTTTTGCAAAGAATACTTTATCCGGAAAACAGGTGCAGATTGAATTTGATGGACCAAAACGGGATCACTATGACCGTCTGCTTGCCTATATCTGGGTTGATGGAAAAATGTTTAACCAGATGCTTCTGGAAAAAGGCCTTGCACGGCTGGCTTACGTATATGACCCGCCATATACTCACTATGATGCTTATGTAAAAGCGCAAACGAAGGCTGTGAATGCCAATCGGGGAATCTGGAGTATTAACGGTTATGTAACAGAGGAAGGCTTTAATGATTCGGCGTCAGGAAACTCTTCGGATGGTGGCTCGAGTTCCGGGTCCGGTTCGGGTTCGAGCGGTTCTGATTCCGGCAGCTCCGGCTCTGGATCAGGAGAGGTCATTTACGATCCTGATGGTCCGGACCGCGACTGCGGAGATTTTGATACTCATAATCAGGCACAAAACTTTTTCGAGGCAGCTGGTGGACCGAACAGCGATCCGCACCGTCTGGACCGGGATGGCAACGGCCTCGCTTGTGAAAGCCTGCCATAG
- a CDS encoding histidine phosphatase family protein: MTTLGFIRHGITEWNATGRAQGISDVPLNEIGRSQALKAGKRLSREEEWDMIITSDLSRAIETGSIIGREIKVPIHHHDPRIREKNCGEVEGTTEEERLQKWGRNWRELGLGMETDDEIAKRGTEFVEEISAAYKGKRILVVSHGLLLGLTLKRLLPNQWEKPELEHTSVTILEYKDDKWDCSLYNCTKHLNDTHTRTI; encoded by the coding sequence ATGACAACATTAGGTTTCATCCGGCATGGCATAACAGAGTGGAACGCGACAGGCAGGGCGCAGGGAATCTCGGATGTTCCTTTGAATGAGATCGGCAGAAGTCAGGCTTTAAAGGCCGGAAAAAGGCTTTCGCGGGAAGAAGAATGGGATATGATCATAACCAGTGATTTGTCCAGGGCGATTGAGACAGGTTCAATCATTGGAAGGGAGATAAAAGTCCCTATTCATCACCATGACCCAAGAATCCGGGAGAAAAACTGCGGGGAGGTTGAAGGAACAACGGAAGAGGAAAGGTTGCAAAAATGGGGCCGTAACTGGCGCGAATTGGGTCTTGGCATGGAGACAGATGATGAAATAGCAAAAAGAGGGACAGAATTTGTCGAGGAGATTTCTGCTGCATACAAAGGAAAGCGAATCCTCGTTGTTAGTCATGGATTGTTGCTTGGACTCACCTTAAAGAGGCTTCTTCCCAATCAATGGGAAAAGCCGGAATTGGAACATACATCGGTTACGATATTAGAATATAAAGATGATAAGTGGGACTGCTCTTTGTATAACTGTACAAAGCATTTAAATGACACTCACACTCGTACAATCTGA
- a CDS encoding NADP-dependent oxidoreductase, which yields MKAVVIEEYGGRNQLKMKEIPKPEIGEHQVLVEMYATSINPIDWKVREGYLKEGLPFEFPVILGWDAAGVITETGSKVTKFQIGDEVFARPDTTSTGTYAEYTVVDEHLLAPKPKKLDFKEAASVPLTGLTAWQCLVDFSNINKGNKVLIHAGAGGVGSFAIQIAKHFGAYVASTASGKNEGLLTELGVDEFINYKEQRFEDILHDYDIVVDTLGGEIMDKSFQVLKDGGKLVSIAGNPDEEKAKARNIKAGFLWLEPDGEQLDQLGILIESGKVKPVVGHEFPFTEEGIKEAHKLSETHHAKGKIVIRMK from the coding sequence ATGAAAGCAGTGGTTATTGAAGAATATGGCGGAAGAAATCAATTAAAAATGAAAGAAATTCCTAAACCGGAAATCGGGGAACACCAGGTACTAGTGGAGATGTATGCTACTTCCATTAATCCAATTGATTGGAAAGTGAGAGAGGGGTACCTGAAGGAAGGGCTGCCATTTGAATTTCCAGTTATTTTAGGCTGGGATGCAGCTGGAGTAATCACAGAAACAGGTTCGAAAGTGACAAAATTTCAGATTGGAGATGAAGTATTCGCCCGCCCGGACACAACCTCAACAGGTACATACGCTGAGTATACAGTCGTTGATGAGCATTTACTTGCACCCAAACCAAAAAAACTCGATTTTAAAGAGGCAGCTTCCGTACCCTTAACCGGACTAACTGCCTGGCAGTGCCTTGTCGATTTCTCAAATATCAATAAAGGGAACAAAGTCCTTATTCATGCAGGGGCTGGAGGAGTTGGCAGCTTTGCCATTCAAATTGCCAAGCATTTTGGTGCCTATGTTGCTTCTACGGCAAGCGGGAAAAACGAGGGCCTTTTAACGGAACTAGGCGTTGATGAGTTCATTAATTATAAGGAACAAAGATTCGAGGATATCCTTCATGACTATGATATTGTGGTGGACACCCTCGGCGGTGAAATCATGGATAAGAGCTTTCAAGTGCTGAAAGATGGGGGGAAGTTGGTTTCAATAGCCGGCAATCCCGATGAGGAAAAAGCAAAAGCCCGGAATATAAAAGCTGGTTTTCTCTGGCTTGAGCCTGACGGAGAACAGCTTGATCAATTAGGAATACTCATAGAATCAGGAAAAGTAAAACCTGTCGTTGGCCATGAATTTCCTTTTACCGAAGAGGGAATTAAAGAAGCTCATAAATTAAGCGAGACTCACCATGCGAAAGGGAAAATTGTCATTCGGATGAAATAA
- a CDS encoding transporter substrate-binding domain-containing protein, with translation MKRKISAVIFFMGLLILTACGNMEGENNGGDAEKSEPSNKWEEIQEAGEIVVGTSGTLYPASYYPEDSDKITGYDVEIVKEMAKRLDLDVSFEIMGIDSMLSSLDSGRIDLVANDIEVTDERKKNFAFSKPYKYSYATMIVREDDLSGIQTLEDLEGKIAGGGATTVFSQIAKHFGAEIKTYTNVTNDVYLRDVENGRTDLVMNDYYLQSLALEALPEIDVTLHPDLRFHPSEQALVMQKDAEVFREKINQVMKDMREDGTLKELSEQFFGGKDASTPPDKEIKEVEGLDL, from the coding sequence GTGAAACGGAAAATTTCAGCAGTCATATTCTTCATGGGTCTTTTAATATTGACGGCATGTGGAAATATGGAAGGGGAAAATAACGGAGGGGATGCAGAAAAGTCAGAACCTTCAAACAAGTGGGAAGAAATTCAGGAAGCTGGTGAGATTGTCGTTGGAACTTCAGGAACCTTGTATCCGGCATCCTATTATCCTGAGGACTCCGATAAGATCACTGGTTATGATGTGGAAATTGTCAAAGAGATGGCCAAGCGTCTTGATTTAGATGTTTCTTTTGAAATTATGGGAATTGACTCTATGCTCTCTTCATTGGATAGTGGCAGAATCGATTTAGTCGCAAATGACATTGAAGTTACTGATGAACGAAAAAAGAATTTTGCTTTCAGTAAGCCTTATAAGTATTCTTATGCAACAATGATTGTCAGGGAAGATGATTTATCCGGTATACAGACGCTGGAGGATCTTGAAGGGAAAATCGCCGGTGGCGGTGCAACTACGGTATTCAGTCAAATAGCCAAGCATTTCGGAGCTGAAATTAAAACTTACACAAATGTAACGAACGATGTATATTTACGGGATGTTGAAAATGGACGTACAGATTTAGTTATGAATGATTATTACCTGCAAAGTCTGGCGTTAGAGGCGCTGCCGGAAATTGATGTAACCCTGCATCCTGACCTGCGTTTCCATCCATCAGAACAGGCCCTGGTCATGCAAAAAGATGCCGAGGTTTTCCGTGAGAAAATCAATCAGGTTATGAAGGATATGCGTGAGGATGGAACGTTAAAAGAGCTTTCAGAACAGTTCTTTGGTGGAAAAGATGCGTCAACACCTCCTGACAAAGAGATTAAGGAAGTTGAAGGACTTGACCTATAG
- a CDS encoding amino acid ABC transporter permease yields MMEINISEFDVSNLFDPKLAIDSLPFVLGGLPMTIAVSFVAMGIGLILGLFLALGRNSRTILLRWPVRLYISFMRGTPIIVFLFILYNGLPYAGIELSAYMAAIIGFGLNSAAYIAEINRASLNSVPSGQWESAQALGLTKWKTLGSIILPQATRIALPPLTNVFLDLVKASSLAAVITVPELFQKAQIVGGRTYDHMTMYVLIALIYWSLCIVISAFQERLEKRFSRYIQT; encoded by the coding sequence ATGATGGAAATTAATATCTCTGAATTTGATGTCAGTAACCTTTTTGATCCAAAGTTAGCGATTGACAGCCTTCCGTTTGTTTTAGGGGGGCTTCCCATGACCATTGCCGTTTCCTTTGTTGCTATGGGTATTGGTTTAATCCTTGGGTTGTTTCTTGCATTGGGGAGAAACTCCAGGACTATTCTTTTAAGATGGCCGGTGCGTCTCTATATTTCCTTTATGCGGGGAACCCCCATTATTGTCTTTCTGTTTATTTTATATAATGGGCTGCCGTATGCAGGAATTGAATTATCCGCCTATATGGCAGCCATTATTGGTTTTGGATTAAACAGTGCGGCCTATATAGCGGAAATTAATCGGGCATCGTTAAACAGTGTGCCATCCGGACAGTGGGAATCTGCCCAGGCCTTAGGATTAACAAAATGGAAAACGCTGGGGTCTATTATTCTTCCGCAGGCAACACGGATTGCCCTGCCCCCATTGACGAATGTCTTTCTGGACTTAGTAAAGGCAAGTTCTCTGGCCGCAGTCATTACGGTCCCCGAGCTATTCCAAAAGGCACAAATTGTGGGTGGCAGGACATATGATCATATGACGATGTATGTTCTGATTGCTCTTATTTACTGGTCATTATGTATCGTTATTTCTGCCTTTCAGGAACGGCTGGAGAAGCGTTTTAGCCGGTATATCCAAACCTGA